CAAAATGTGAGTAACAGCAATTTCCCATTTAAATCCTTTTTaagaagtgtcaactagcctattccgGCGAAATGTCTGAGAGGTATGAGAGACAGCAAGTGCCTGTATTGGTTGTATTATGTGTTTCGGTGTACGCAGGCACCAGAGCCCCCGCCTCCCTGGAGCGGTATCTTCGAAGCGACGCACCGAGTACGGTGCCCGCAGCCGGACGGCTCGGGGGAGGAGAACTGCCTGGTGCTGAACATATTCGTGCCCGAGCGCGCCGCGGCGAGCCCAGTCCTCGTGCACTTCCACGGGGGAGGCTTCCAGCGAGGGTCTGTACTTCGATCGAGGTGCAAAAATTCAGTTGCCTGTCAGTGTTGAAGATAATCAGCCATCATAATAACTATtgctattttctttttaccaggCATTAGTTTATAGTTTAACTTCAGTACCTTATTTTTATTTGCCATTCCCATTcgcctccaactagtcgggaaaaactgtattaggagtgggtacgacaataaactaAAGGGGTGGGGATCGAAGCACTACTCTTATGAATCCggccgcttttaccgttgagctattgaggtgtCAGACAAATATTTTCCCATTGCATGTCTagaaataatagtataatatgaGACAAGAAATTTTGATTAGATAAGATTGTTCTATTTTAGATTGAAATTTTCAGATGGGGCTTTCATACAGGTCCTAGAAGATTGCTTGAACAAGGCTTTGTAGTTGTGTCATTCAACTATCGGCTTGGGGTACTTGGCTTTTTGTGTCTTGGTTTGCCAGATGTACTGGGCAACACAGGGCTCAAGGACCAAATCGCAGCTTTATATTGGATCCATAGAAACATTGACAAGTTTGGAGGTGACCCGGGTGATGTCACAGCTTATGGCACAGgtatgttacatttttataaattaaatagtttacttCAAGTAGGTTTACCATATTTCTGGAAAGTCTATGTCTTTGCAGTGGCTCTAATATCTGTACAAGAGTGCAAATTATACTGGAAAAAGCTGACAAAAACTCagtatttttctattaaaaaatattatttactttacaatttTAGGAAAACAAAATGTAGACAGGAGTTAGTATCTGTATAATTAAGAAACTTCATTTACAGGATCTGGAGCAGTGTCTATAGAACTTTTGCAATTGTCTGGATTCACTAAGAACCTTTTTGGTAAAGTAATATTAGAGTCTGGATCTGCATTCTCTCCGTCTGCCATTTCACATGAACCAACATCAGATGCATTTAACTTTGCAAAGGAATTGGGCTATAAATATGATTCTAAACCTGTACTGTTACAAGAGTTTTTctacaaagtttcatacaagaGCATTTCTAATACATCCTATAGTTTCCTGCCATGCATTGAAAGCGAAGATTTTACAAACAGTTTAATACTTAAAGATCCAAGAGATGGAAATAATGCTAAACATCAGAATGTGCCGACAATGGTCATATACACAAATGCTGATGAAGTATCTATAATTGCAGAAAATATGGACAGATTTAATGCAATACCACACAATTTTGAAAACCTACTGCCTAGCAACTTGGTATTTGATAGTGAcaagacaaaaaataaagtagcaAACATAGTTAAGGAGTTTTATTTTGATGATTACACAATAACCAAAAATGTTGTACAAAGTTATATTTCATATGTAAATGATGTATTCATGGAATATCCTGTTGTAAAGTCAGCTGCCTATCATGCCAACAATGGAAATGTTGTATATTTGATGAAGTATCTTTATGAAGGAAAGCTAAGTAGTAAGAAATATGGCATTCCCGGAGCAAATTTTGGAGACATACTGAAATTTATTACATCAAATGTCCACTTAGAAGATTCTGATGAAATTGTTTCAGAAAAATTGATtactttattaaacaattttataagaCTGGGGTAAGTCACATTATTGAaacactatatatataatagaaatagcttagtaagtaatttttaaaatatgagcATTGCATTAGCACTTAACTGTAACATTAAGTCAATTAAGAATTTTTCATCTAGTTCTGTATAGAGGAAAATTGAAGCATTTTTCCTTCTGAATGGAAAGTAAAATAGTCAATTTAAgttcaatttacacaaaaagtgattttttttgctattaccaaacaaacaaactcttcagctttatatattagtatagatagattaactTTATATTCAACCATTAAAACTGTGAAGGAGTTGTTAGGGTTtcatagtccacaaggaactctTATAGTATATAGTTATAGTATTgccctgtctgtctgtctgcagTTTAGCgtttaaattagaaaaaaaattgtgcttACATGCAAAGTAGGATGAATTCTTTAttgtctatcggctgttaatgatgatttggGGCATATTTGTATGCTTTACATAAggaattaaagtgctaacttaatctatgGAAAACTACACTGTGCATGGCCCGACAAACACTTCGCtggtttttttaaaaatataatactgcttacaatattacctatattacattatatgaaattaattttagggATCCAACACCTCTAACAACTTTACTAATACCTGAAGTGTGGCAGCCGCTAGTGCCTTATACGGTCAATAACAAGATAGTACTGCGCAATGTTCCATGCCTTACATTTAGACAATCTATGACCAACTCCTTACTCTCTGGACAACAGCTTGTGTTTTGGGATCATATTTATgaaaagttttatataaattcatcagaaaagtaatatttaaaatatttgcttaGCTAGtatattgtaaaatggtgataacaccaaaaaatataactttatttatttatttatattatactgtataaatacatacttgttaaattaattgtttttgtgGAACTTGTCAACTGCATGACTTCATAACACCAAAACATTGATGTTTTCttagaaatattaaataaagtttttatgtaaataaattggGAAAACAGGTCCAAGATAACAGTAGTACAGTTATGCCTTATTCATATATAGCAATATgtagaatataaaaaagcttGGGAATGAAATGAACTATATGACTGGATACTTAGTTttagacaataataatattaaaggaaCCCTGATTGAGTTTGTGTAGGTTCTTGTTGGACCAAGGAGAGTTTACAACTTTTGGAACTTGCATTTGAAGTTGTTGACTACTACACCATAACATTACCTGACATatcaagtgcttgtaaactaaggatacttaaataaatgaatcttGAATTGTATAAATGTTAAATGAATGACAGCCTCCTTGAATAATTTCAACAATGCCGCACCAGGATGTGTTGCCGCTTTGGAAGTTTGTTTATTCTCTTCTGGAATAAGCTCACACTGctatattttttagattatgATAGTAATCAAACAATGTTTCCATAATCATACAGGCTAGAtgttaagtaatgatgcaatatCATGTGGTGGAACTCATCCTAGAAGTTAACTACTCATAAGTTATACTCACACATAAGAAACATTTGGGTTTTTCCAATAGCCAACAAGTTCATCAAATAATTTGGAACACAACAGTACAAACAAGGGTGATAACATAAGACACAAAGTAATTAAGGAATGTTAAGTAGCAATTAAGCTAGGAGTGTGGGCTTTTGACGTCTTGTGATAAATATGCGAGACTTGTATGCCTTATGTCATGTAGAACTACTATTACCAAAGCGGATCTTCGTAAACCGCGTGATCTAGACTGGTAAAACCCGTAACATCTTCAAATCTTCATAAAAAAACGGTAAAGGGAAAGtctgattataatttaaaagcgATAAACGTGTAAACTAATAGAAGAAATACAGTAATTGACGTCCTCAAAAACAAATACCGTTACCTTTACAATCGCAGCTCGGATTTCGGCAACGAGAGGAAAAATACACAGTATTCACTCACAACACTATGACATAGTTCACTGGGCACTCGTTTGGCaagttttcatttattcatcattagatttaagtaataaaatcaaCAAGTAAAGTTTAGCACAAAACGAAACACCCGACACATTTTACTCTTGACTTGACAATTGACATGCGGTTGACATATGACAGTAGTACGTGAGCGGAGCAGTCTGATATTCGTTCAGAAAtcttaaaaaaagtatataatttattttatcgcACTATCCTAGTttattaaatccaaaaatcaaattattatcacaattactctataataattattattattattattaccttaccttaccttaccttatcagccgatagacgtccactgctggacataggcctcttgcatggacctccaagctcaacgatctcgagccgccagcatccagcggctccctgcaacccgcttgatatcctcggtccacatagtggggggtcgcccaacactgcgctttccggtgcggggtcgccattccagcaccttgggacccccaacgtccatcggctcttcgaactatgtggctaataattattattatagagtaTTTGATAACACCGGCtttgcaccgccttcatactgatcagcaggtagaacatattatgatgttattttcttagaccattaaaaagaaaggacctgcctcgtaaaccgttacccctatgtcaaagatcaagagtcaatgatctaacgcgtttataaaaactgttgctatagaatcgatgtttcattgttgtaatcgttttcgtcgtgtaaagagctccctaaaaatgccagtttgtgtagttgaatggcataaagacggccaaaaacttgtagtttagtaaaagtgGAGTAGGCATGTCTTTAGCTTCGACTTAATGAGCTATTCGTCTTTAGCTTCAACTTAATGAGCTATTCTTTTTCTAAGAACTGGCAATATTGAACCATAAGAAGAAATTCCAAAAGGTAACTACTGTAAACCGATGatgagttcccttaactgtccctgTCCTTTAtcttcatcactagacccttaatgacaacccatctaggtggaaagttctcagcaatccGAATTATTCAAGGCCAAACAAGGTAGGTAGTTAATGTAAgccgttaaggagttccttattgtccttggtcttcatcaccaacccctaatgacagtcacaacctatctatatGGAAAgatctcattaatacaaatcaaTCAAGCCTAAACAAAAGTTCACTGCTGTAAATCATTGAGGATTTCCCTCGTCTGTATTATGGCTCCATCATTAGAACGATTCAAAACCTTcctgaaattgtagtgctttaaagtacctactaaatagaaaaaatacgaacacactaggcgtctatataatttttgaaagttcccctcaatttctccaggattccattatcagatcttgacatgatggcaatgggaccaaatagATAGTATACCgtttaaaacgaaaaaatattttttgaaatcggtccaggcgtcttcgagtaatcggtgtacatctTAGACCATGTGTACATACATAATGCAATAGATAATACACTGCAAATTGCAATAAGTGACTGCCTCATTGGGTAACATGTAGTTTCAGATGACGAGAAACGTCTTGTGTTCGAAGCATGTGGATGTTAAAAATTATCGTCCGATCTCAATACTTTCATGCTTCTCTAAACTTTTTGAAAGTCTTGTTCATCCTATTCTATCTCGGCATTTGGACAATTTTCTCACGAGTTCTCAACACGGCTTCAGATCTGGTTTATCCGTGCAATCAAATTTGTCTGACTATACTTCAGATCTCTGCCATATGGTTGATAAGGGGCAACAGGTTGACGTCATATACACAGACTTTAGCAGCGCATTTGATAAGGTTAACCATGTACTACTCGTTAATAAACTTATGCAGTATGGAATCAGTGGTCCCCTTGTCAAATGGTTTAATTCATACCTTCACCTGAGATCCCAAACTGTTGCAGTCAATGGTTTTGAGTCTAAAACGTTCCAGGCACAATCTGGAGTGCCACAAGGTTCCCACCTGGGGCCCCTACTGTTCTTGGCCTTTATTAATGATATTTCCTCGGTGACACAACATTGTACTAGCTCGTTGTTCGCggatgatttgaaaatttataagacAGTTAAATCCTCCAACGATGCTAAATTACTACAAGAGGATTTAAACAGAATAATTAGATGGTGTGATAACAACTATATGACTCTTAATGCTAACAAATGTTTCCATATAAAATTTACTCGGAAAAAAAAACCACTTGTTTCTAGTTACTGCATTAATACCACAGTACTGCAAGAGTTATCGGAGATAAAAGACTTAGGAGTCACTATTGATAGTAAGTTAACATTTAAAtctcatataaataatattgttcagAGAGGTGCACAGCTTTTGGGATTTTTGAAACGCAACACAAAGGGGTTCTCTTGTAAGACCAAAATTATTCTATACAATGCCTTGGTGAGATGTTGTCTTGAGTTTGCTAGTGTGATTTGGAAtccaatctatagtatacatTCTCAACGAATTGAAAATATACAACGAGCATTTACTAGACATCTTGCCTTTATATCAAGCGGTATGTCGCATAGGATGCCTTACCACCAGCGTCTAGCACAGTTTAAATTGTTACCGCTGCGAAGAAGACGTGAAATGCTTGATTTATGCTTTCttcacaaattaataaataataaaatcaagtgTGGTAACTTACTGGaaaggatatttttttcagtCCCGCGTAGATATCCACGCTACCGTACTACGAAAGTATTTCATGTTCCTTTTATAAGGACTAACCTTGGTATGCAGGCCCCTATCAGACGAATTTGTgccaaatataatgaaatatccAAAATCATACCAGGTATTGACATTTTTCACAACTCcttcaatgtttttaaaaacaaggtACACGACCAttttgtacttaataataataataattaattaaataaattgtcttagttttagtttattacttttcttctctttctatttgttataaataatttagaataagtttaaatatattgtcaactttaatttaattttgtatgtaattttacctattaatctaatttaataattgtattcaatgaatttgttttccttttatgctaatgtaatataatagtatactttttttttattaactttgacataatataatattattataagcttgacgtataattattatgaaagtgttgacatgaaattatataaaatgttatgtgcgcctagcgttagtatacatatcagattttttgtggcatattgtattgtttttaatggttaatatgtgtattgttggcgtgctttaaataaataaataaataaataaataaatgaatcatgGGTCGGGCTCCCACGTGGTTTTTCGTTCCCGTTTCTATGACGTTATATTCATGTAGTCCTAGCATTAGCATTCGGGGATATTATGttaacttcccaacagtgaaataatttttcacttcagtagtttcagagcttattcaatgcaaacaaataaacaacaatCAAATCTTATCTTTTTTAAAACATCAATATAGATAAATCTCCATTTGTTTAGGAGGCTATCTCCATTCCagcaaaatcggttaagtaccTTGTTGCTCGATTTGAAGTGTGATTAGTTTCCGTTACTCGTTGTTTCATAACTCATTATTTACTTcatcctgagtaaatatgtatGTTCCTTGATTTACGTCCTCTTAATAAGTCTACTCTGCTCTTTATAATGTTGACTCACGTCTAACTGGATGGTTAACGGAATTTTGTTCCTAAATCTTTTATTCCACTTGTTATCACTGAGGATACCGGTATCACTTAAGTGGTTGTGCCACTTGGATCCATTGAAttcgtctgtgaagtctgccaatccgcattgggccagcgtggtggactattggccttatccctctcattctgaaaggagacttgagctcagcagtgagccgaatatgggtccaTTGAATTATTACATAGTAATTCAATGCTTGGATCAAGAGTTTTAGAGTTGTAGTTGTACCTTgcatcaaataaaattacagtaaaagtgtaataataactctttatttaattacattggtACTTATACTATACCTAATACATAATAAGTATGAtacaaaaatacgaaatattgtAATATCTTATTCAAAACTTTAATATCACAACTTTCTTAGAGCATATAACTTTCAAACAGTTCCTAAACCTAATTGCTTACTTGCTGTAAGTAAGGTCTAAAAGTCCTGTAAAACCCTGAAGTAAgtaaggtataaaatatagtatagtcCACAAGTACTTATTATCTGAAATTTATTACTTTCCTtttggttttattaaaatagtagGCTAAATACCTACTTAGATGTAAatggaaataaagaaaataatcagatatttttttttaaattggaagaGCCATCTATTGTTGAACAGAATAACTAACACTAGCTCTTTGTAAATGATAGTGGAATGTTATTTTCATAGATTAATATCCTACGCTATtcgccactagatggcgcagaGCTtccttcattttatgaaattttcttttttttatatactcagaggcacaattatccgcccactttgtTATACTCGCATCATGttaagtgggcggataattgtatAGATAAAATTCTAAGATTATAATAACTAAGGTAAACTTTTTACCAAGTAGTAGGTAGTACCTTcaaaacatacctacctacaatatttattcatgatgaTTGTATATTATACTATGCATTGTTCTTTTGTACTAAACAAGTGCTTAAATACAAACGAAAAATTTTCTGTTAGTGTTCTCTGTCCTCAGAACctaaataaagtaggtaattgTCAAAACACttataaattcataaataaacgtatacctacctactaactacAATATCATTCGGATAACTTATACTAATTCATGTGAACACCATAACACATAATTTCTCCACAATTTACATAGGTATATTACATGAATGTTCACAGTTCACAGATAAAAGTTTATGAAAAAGCAGTCAGCGAACGATAAGAGTAGAGTAAGGCTGCTTTTCCACTGGCAAAATAAGATTTTGAGCTGTTTTTTGTATAGAGAGATGTGTGTTAAGTAACCACGAACTACTTAGAGGATAGTATATGTACTtagataattaacaaaaaagaatttttcaaatcggttcgaGAAACATACGAATCAACTTGAGAACTTTctcttttttgaaatcggtaaaAAGGAGCATTATGTAGGTAGGAATGAGCTAGAGTTCGAGTgacacttttaaaattaagattgtATACTGGTGAAAACTATCAAAATATCAAGGTCgcaataaagaaatattaacaAGGCTTAAGACGTGTTCACTCTAAACCGTTGAGACATGTGATGCCGATGGATACTTGATAGAAGATCTGAAGAGAGCCctcgtataaaataaaaaatatataaaatgtcacccgaccattttatatatttttattttatacgagGGCTCTCTTCAGATGTTCTAAAACGTAAGAATAtgcgagtaggtatattatatgtcGGCTAAAgaaattatgtttttcttttgaattttttacGCATATTCGTTTAGGTACTTATATGTCATTAATATTGTCTTGATAGGATTCTGTGATCATTAgtcacatacctactcgtactactGGAGCATAACTTTTACTCTGGTAAATTTTTGGTTGGCTTGCTATTCAACGACCCGTATTcgttagtttagtttagtcttttgatagatggcgctgttttattTTGAAGTTTATTAGATTGCGCTTGTAGTTTTGAATATGAACGAGTGTTTGGGAGTCAATAAATACAAGGCTCACATTGGAAGGACAGATGTTTCCTTTAGTTCCTTGTGGTTTGTTGTATGGAAAAGCAGCTTGAGCCATTGGGGACAGCTTCAGAGTAAAGCTCCAGTGGTCACTGGCAGTGCTCGTTGGCGTCCACCACGGTGCTCTTCTTCCAGCCGAAGCAGAAGTAGCCCAGGCCCAGGCCCAGCACCAGCGCGAGGCAGAGCCACACGTTGTACGTCATGAACACCAGCATGAGCACGTACGAGACCGTGGACTGGATGATGTGCAGGAACGTCTGGACCACGTGCGCTGATGAGAACATGGAATACCTGCCAACAACAAAATTTGCCTATTCAAAGTTAAAATCGcaaaacacttttgaaacgttacgtttgactttttgtaaattgtacgtaggtaagtacctagaAGGTACGCCTAAggattttgtaaacaaataaaaaaaaaatctcaacagCTGAAAAAGTCCTAGAGCCGGCGAAAGCGCATGAAAATACTCCATAAAAGCTGaattttagaataataataattttactgtttttatttaaaatgtctgATCTAAAATTATTATCGGTTCAGATAGCGTAGTGATGATCAGATGTTATCGTGCAAgatattgaaataaatcaaggaaaatatacaaatattattatgcatAACTATCTTAGTAATAAGGTGAGGTGACTCGATTAGGTTTTTCCGCACAATTAGTAGGTAGAAACTTATAGAAATCTCTCAGACAATATCGGTAGCCAGTACGAGTAACAGAGTGACaaacacaaatattaatttcgtaattAAAGTAGGTAACATCCACAGTTGACAACAAACAGACATTCTCGTAGGTAAGTTATATAATCAAAGAGTAGGTATA
The Bicyclus anynana chromosome 21, ilBicAnyn1.1, whole genome shotgun sequence genome window above contains:
- the LOC112050543 gene encoding esterase SG1-like gives rise to the protein MSPRWGMFLLPVLCNWWSGVAAPLHRLVVTTQGAVRGYYAPQPPHYVYRGVPYARPPTNYDRFKAPEPPPPWSGIFEATHRVRCPQPDGSGEENCLVLNIFVPERAAASPVLVHFHGGGFQRGWGFHTGPRRLLEQGFVVVSFNYRLGVLGFLCLGLPDVLGNTGLKDQIAALYWIHRNIDKFGGDPGDVTAYGTGMLHFYKLNSLLQVGLPYFWKVYVFAVALISVQECKLYWKKLTKTQKYGQI